A window from Choristoneura fumiferana chromosome 22, NRCan_CFum_1, whole genome shotgun sequence encodes these proteins:
- the LOC141440517 gene encoding uncharacterized protein isoform X9: MYYISPSFFFWIVFFILLMMAISLARFRQKTRTPAQRRMYAGSRARPSLSQTEPTIYVSPSNLPPPPKYECLAPPSYEEVVGIHYPQYQVQPITQPIATAMSQSTSNANVTNSVNVTNESPPTIITVTSEARRTSVQVAAS; encoded by the exons ATGTACTACATTTCTCCAAGTTTCTTCTTCTGGATCGTGTTCTTCATTCTGCTTATGATGGCCATATCTTTGGCTAGATtca GGCAGAAAACGCGCACGCCAGCGCAGAGGAGAATGTACGCGGGCTCCCGGGCACGACCGTCGCTTTCACAAACTGAACCCACTATATACGTCAGCCCCTCCAATTTGCCCCCACCTCCCAAATATG AGTGCCTAGCGCCCCCAAGCTATGAAGAGGTAGTGGGTATTCACTACCCCCAATACCAAGTCCAGCCAATCACTCAACCCATAGCGACCGCTATGTCGCAGAGCACCAGCAACGCTAACGTCACAAACAGCGTCAACGTCACCAACGAGTCCCCCCCCACGATCATCACCGTGACGTCCGAGGCGCGAAGAACGTCAGTACAAGTAGCTGCGTCATGA
- the LOC141440517 gene encoding uncharacterized protein isoform X2, with translation MVPRSEFEVELAEMVNVIDHPENPDSIGPGTAISLGAAVYLSVFCTLLIMSFLIMCIRMSYLGQKTRTPAQRRMYAGSRARPSLSQTEPTIYVSPSNLPPPPKYECLAPPSYEEVVGIHYPQYQVQPITQPIATAMSQSTSNANVTNSVNVTNESPPTIITVTSEARRTSVQVAAS, from the exons ATGGTTCCTCGATCAGAATTCGAAGTTGAACTGGCAGAAATGGTTAACGTTATTGACCACCCAGAAAACCCTGACAGTATTGGACCTGGAACAGCTATATCTTTGGGAGCTGCGGTGTATTTGTCCGTATTCTGTACCTTGCTGATCATGTCCTTCCTGATTATGTGCATAAGAATGTCTTACTTAG GGCAGAAAACGCGCACGCCAGCGCAGAGGAGAATGTACGCGGGCTCCCGGGCACGACCGTCGCTTTCACAAACTGAACCCACTATATACGTCAGCCCCTCCAATTTGCCCCCACCTCCCAAATATG AGTGCCTAGCGCCCCCAAGCTATGAAGAGGTAGTGGGTATTCACTACCCCCAATACCAAGTCCAGCCAATCACTCAACCCATAGCGACCGCTATGTCGCAGAGCACCAGCAACGCTAACGTCACAAACAGCGTCAACGTCACCAACGAGTCCCCCCCCACGATCATCACCGTGACGTCCGAGGCGCGAAGAACGTCAGTACAAGTAGCTGCGTCATGA
- the LOC141440517 gene encoding uncharacterized protein isoform X1, with the protein MAPMFGEPNYFWSNEDLTDERNSSSEEYNDNLVERDGVREMAFWYMIMLVLIFLIWLLVFFCLRMIALRQKTRTPAQRRMYAGSRARPSLSQTEPTIYVSPSNLPPPPKYECLAPPSYEEVVGIHYPQYQVQPITQPIATAMSQSTSNANVTNSVNVTNESPPTIITVTSEARRTSVQVAAS; encoded by the exons atGGCGCCTATGTTTGGTGAGCCGAATTATTTCTGGTCAAACGAAGATTTGACTGACGAAAGGAATTCGAGTTCCGAAGAATATAACGACAATCTTGTAGAGAGAGACGGTGTGAGAGAAATGGCGTTCTGGTATATGATTATGCTGGTGCTGATATTCCTCATCTGGCTTTTGGTGTTCTTCTGCCTCAGGATGATAGCGCTAA GGCAGAAAACGCGCACGCCAGCGCAGAGGAGAATGTACGCGGGCTCCCGGGCACGACCGTCGCTTTCACAAACTGAACCCACTATATACGTCAGCCCCTCCAATTTGCCCCCACCTCCCAAATATG AGTGCCTAGCGCCCCCAAGCTATGAAGAGGTAGTGGGTATTCACTACCCCCAATACCAAGTCCAGCCAATCACTCAACCCATAGCGACCGCTATGTCGCAGAGCACCAGCAACGCTAACGTCACAAACAGCGTCAACGTCACCAACGAGTCCCCCCCCACGATCATCACCGTGACGTCCGAGGCGCGAAGAACGTCAGTACAAGTAGCTGCGTCATGA